The nucleotide sequence TCAAATTCCCAAGAAAGAAACTGATTACCATTGCTCTTGTATGGACATTTGTGACAGGCtatctcgatccccagtagggggcgtgcaggaggcagtcaatcaatgagtctctcatcattgatgttcctatctctctccccctctcccttcctctctgaaatcaataaaaatatttttttaaaaagaatgtcatATGGTCCCAGCAAGAATACATGTAGAAGGAACCTCTTAGCAGGGATCTATGGAAGTGGAAGACACTCTCAGGCATGAATTTCCTCCACTAGAAAATTAGAATTCCTGTACATAGTGATCTTCAGCAGAGGTAATGTACTGGGTACATAGTAAGctctcaaatattaattttagttCCATGGGTTAAACAAAAAGTTTAATTCCTTTACATGACATTTAAGTCCATTGAGTCAActtaccttttcattttaatcTACTAATATATCATCCCTTGAATtctaataatagctaacatttgttggGTGTTAACAATATGCCTGGCACTTcccttagagcaagcatgtcaaactcgcggaccacaatgaatatttttgcagcccagccaatataacggtacgtaagaaaagttttaataaaaatttcataacttaatttttacaatatcctgttatacataattattaacaatgaactacaacgttcactaatgattgattactataatcgtgttgcattcatttcccttacacgccttacatgcaggcgcaccatttctctccactaatactagcagcaaatattttagcagccgattgccaagTCATtaatcttgtactgacttgtttggtgtgtgcaataggaaatatttcgctttcggagaacaagaaaaataggtttatttgcgttacgttTATTaacttgtgcagttattcagtgtctgataagttaatgttcaagaaaaatattaatttttattaaaatgttctattgttTTATGCtaatgattattcatttatttcagccctttgtattcagcatgtttctatcgaaataaacctacgtttccatgaaaattgaagcttttgtttttttgaagcccacataaacttaaaccttgtttatttggcccatgttagtctttgagtctgacatgcttgctttagagtATTACatacattcactcatttaatcctcacaacacaaAGCATcaatattatccctattttaccaATGAGAAAACTGATACATGATGACATTAAGTACTTGCACAAGGACACATAGCTAGTAAATGGTTGAAcaagaattcaaacccaggtagtATGGCTTCAAAGTTCAGAACTTAATCATTAAACCATACCACCTCTCAAACATTaactaatatcctatctaataaagagaaacatgcaaattgaccatacctccactacacccaccagccacgcccaccagccaatcaggagcgagtacgcaaattaactcaacaaatatggcagtggccatggagctggagcaagcagaaaCCTTGGGTTGCCCagagcgatggaggaagccaagcttcccgcccactctggccagccctggcctccgctcaaggctacaaatttcaattatagaagataaataaatcccaacaaagatggtgcagtcacagagctggagccagccagaggcttgggttgcccctggctaTGGAGGAAGGCACGCTTCCTgtccgccctggcctgccctggcctctgctcaaggctacaaagtttcaattatagaatataaataaatcccagataccagggcctccgcttgggtcgccagggggtgtggccggcctgcaaaccaccacaggcccctcgcccaggccacctcacgcctcaagagaacccccaccctgatccaggacacccttcttggcaaaccagctggcccccacccgtgcaccaggcctctatcctatctaataaaagagtaatatgcagattgaccatcactccaacatacaagatggctgcccccatgtgatcaaagatggctgcccccatgtggacacaagatggtcaccacaagatggccagcaggggagggcagttaggggtgaccaggccttcaggggagggcagttaggggtgaccaggccggcaaaggagggaagttaggggcaatcaggctggcatgggagtcgttagagggtgatcaggctggcaggcagaagcagttaggggcaatcatgaaggcaggcaggaaagcagttgggagacagcagtcctaggttgtgagagggatgtccgactgcccatttaggcctgatcctatcgggcagtcggacatcccttgaggggtcccggattggagagggtgcaggctgggctgagagacacacacccccatgcatgaattttgagagccaaattttttcaacttaaacttcttctaatgccacttcttcaaaatagattcacccaggccgtggtattttgtggaagaagagccacactcaaggggcccaagagccgcatgtggctcgtgagccgcagtttgccgatcacggtgTTAGGTTAAAGGACATACTCTGAATGGTTTTAGTGTGTTTTGAGTGTGTTGGGGTTTTCTTAATGGCTCGGTGGATGCTCAGATTTTGGAAAATGTTCCGTGAGCATCAGGTTTCCTCTGTTTGCAACTACAGGAAAGGACTAACCTTAGCTTAGAAACCTCCAAGTTCCCTTCTGCCATTAAGTGTGTGAGATTCCTTGGAGGCACAGAGAAACCGGTGAACACTTAACTCTAGTTTTTGTCTTAAACCGTTTTCTCcttgatttttcaaaatttaacagCTATTGcttctaattaaaaaacaaaaaataaagaaaagaaaaaaagaaacacttgtaTTCCCCCGTGCAGTTCTGTGCCCTTCTTACCGAAAAGGGGAGACATGGGACGGGTCTTGTGCAGTTCAAGGAGCCCGCCCTGGACACAACCCGGCGCGCCAGGCGGCCCcagcgaggggcggggcctccgccGCGTGATGAcgtcgggggcggggcctccgccGGACCGCCCGGGCGCTGACGGCGGTGGCCAGTGTGCTCGCAGCCGGGCCTGGGCAGCGGCGGCGTCGAAGGACCTCGCGCAGCGTCCGCGGGCTccggggcgggggctgcggcggCGAAGCCCCCTccccggggaggcggggcggggcgagctCCCCGCGGGGAGCGGCGGCGACCGGGGAGGATGCATCAGAAGCTGCTGAAGAGCGCGCATTACATCGAGCTGGGCAGCTACCAGTACTGGCCGGTCCTGGTGCCCCGCGGCATCCGCCTCTACACCTACGAGCAGATCCCCGTGTCCCTCAAGGACAACCCGTACATCACCGACGGCTACCGGGCCTACCTGCCCTCCAGGCTCTGTATCAAAAGGTACCGTCTGGCCGCCTCCGACGCGccggcagcccctcctccccaccacccgggATCGGTCTGGTCTCCCCGCTGCTTTCCCCGCTCTCCTCCGGGCGCTTCCTTTTCATCTTTCCGCCACCTCTCCTGCCTGTTACCTTCCCTCCTCCGCCGCGGGGGGGATTTGATCCACCGAATAAGAATAACGATAGCACCAGTGACCCTAACTCCTGACTCTGGCGCTCTGCTGTTCACAAAGGGCTTTGACATCTTCGATTCCTTTTGGTGATGACCGGATCACATGCCGGACTCACCCCACTGACAGTGGTGGAGCCGTACTTGCCCCTGTGTATCTctaagctttattttttagagcagccCTTTGGAAATTCAGATGTTCGGGGTCAGATAAAATGCCTGTATGATAGGAAACAAGTTCACATTTTGAGAAGCCCCTGCTTCCTTCATCCAGCAGGTACGGTGGAGCCCCTGCCAGGGGACAGGCACCTCAGCCAGGTGGTGCAGAGAACAGCAGACAAGGCCCTTGTTCTCAGGGGCTGCTAAAGTCCAGCCTGGGTGGCACACGTTGAAAAGATAATGACACTATTACATAATAACCGTTGTGAAAAACGCCGTGTAGGAAAGGCACTTGGTAGCAAAGAGAGCCTATAACGGGCACCGCCCTCCACCAGAGAACTGTAGGAGCAACTCTGGAATGTCATCATCCAAACCCTGAACACCCCGGAAAGCctgggcttaaaaaaaaacacaactgaaaAATCAGTGTTCAGAGTCTTCAAAGAGCTTTCTGTGGAAAGTCACTGTATGTACTTAAATCAGGACCCCACTTTAAGAGAATTAAAGTGCAGATGTCGGCCAGCTCCAGGTCACTGTAGAGACAAACCCCAGTGCTGGAAAGTGGGCTGTTGGATTGCTCAAGGCAGCACCCACAAGTCTGGTTCTTGACCTTTTCAGCATGGTCCTTCCCCGGTTCCTTTGCCTGCCTTGACAGTATTTCTGTGACTCACAGTCACAAGGTAACAATCACTGTCTATCCCTTTTTTACTTTTAACGGACGGCCCACAGGACTTCACAAGTTGAATCCTAAGTAATCTTTTTCTCCCCAGTGCCTCCTCCTGTGGATAAGGTATTACACAGGAAATCAGAGCTAAGCCCTGCAGGTAGTGAATtgccttaaatattttatacccACCTAGCAGTGATCCTCTGCATTCTATTATTAGAGTCCAAATCTTATGGATTGAGAAATGAAATCTAGTGCTTTGGATCTTGGGCTGTTgagtcaaaagaaaaacaaacaaacaaaaaacttgggTATCCAGATCTACCACTTAGCCACTGTGGGACCTTGAGGAaaagttaacctctctgagtctaatttttcccatttgtaaaagTGAGGGTGATCGTAGTAGCTGCTTCAGAAagctataaggattaaatgaggttaCATATGCGAAACCCTATACAGGGCCTATGCACACAAACAAATGGTATCATTACGATCATCGATTTCAAAGCTAAACAGATGTTGATGAtggagatgattttttttaaaatatatttttattgattgttcagaggggaagggagagggagagacagaaacactgatggtgagagagaatcattgatcggctgcctcttgcacaccccctactgggtctgggacccacaaaccgggcatgtgccctgaatcgaACTGTgtctttctggttcataggtcaatgctctaccaTTGAGCCATCCCAGCCAGGCTGATTATTGATTTTGAAACTGAACAGTCTGGGCCTAACTTCTCATAAATTAAGAGTATGTTGTCTATTGAGAATATTCTCCTAAGTGCTTTTCCCACCAGCTTGGTCTTTTCCGGTTTCAGCCTTTGCCCTCTCTTCTTGTTGCTATCAAGCACGACCAGGATAGATTTGAGATATAAGGAGAGGTATTGTGTCACAACTGTTCTGCCAGTACTCTGTTAGTTGGAAGAAACATGCCAAGATTGTATCTGTCAGTTCAGTTAGTCCGGTTATACGGAGCTTCACAAAATGAAAAGTTCTGAAGCAACAGGCAGAACATAGTATTGATTGTCAAAACAGACCTGTAGTTAGATGGGTTCCCTCACATTCCTGCATCTTATCCCCTCGACACACAACAATGTAAGTAGTCTTTATACTTGGTGCTTGTACAGGATAAAACCTGAACTTCATGATACATGATTCACTTTATCCTTGGTCGTTTGACTGTGTGAAGCCCTGCTGTTTTTGTTGTGCAAAGATGGGAACGGAGAACCATGGTGACTGCTGCAGATTCCATGGGCTAGGTATATGTTAATGTTTCCTAATGAGGATTCTGAATCAGTAAAAGCCAAAGGCTTAGTTTAGGAAGATTATTTTGCAAGAGAAATgcaagaatattttcattttttagtcATGATGTCACCTTTCAATAAATAATCAGGTCAGTTCTATCCAGAGCAGGAGAAACGCTTCACAAGATTAAGGAAGGAGCTGGAAGGGACTTGCAGCATCATCTAATCCAGCTCCCTTTTCTGTAGATGAAGATACCGAagccagagaggttaagtgactttctCACGATCACAGAGCTGACTTGTTGCAGAGGGGGTGAAGGGACAGTAGGCCTGGACTTGTGCCCGGTGTGGTACACCAGCCTGTGCTGCAAACCAGTCAGTCAGCAATAGTGACCTCCTATTTATTGTTCCTAATAGGAACATGCCACCTGGAAACTGTGGTTGCAAAACAGTGGTTTTGAAAAGTTGTTCCAGCATGCCTGTCTTAAAGGTCTTTCCagtgaattcatttttatttactctgCTTCTCTCAAATccatttaattttgcatttaacAAATACTAAAAAGGTATTTTAAGTTGTCTAACCTAATACTTAGGTTTTCAGACACCTATTATTGAACATCAGAGTATGCTAGTTAATATCCAGTTTTAATCTGCACATTTATTTCTGTAGACATTTAGCATCTAATTCGAGCAAGGCACTGTGCTTGGAACAGTGGTGTCATAAAGATGAATGGTGCCAGCCATCAGGGAGTTAATAGGCTGGAGGTTGAAATGGCATTTATACATAAATAAGTCTAATACAAGGAAGAAAATGGTCAATATAATAATACAGGTGAGCATCAAAAAACCTCTAAGATCCTAGGATTGGTTGTGGGAAAACTAAGAGATTAATTAAGCCAAATGATATATCAAATTTAGAAAGGCAAAGATGGGGTTGAGGGCTTAAAGTACCAAGTGTTAGGTAACCCAGAAAAAATTGTCCCTAACCTTTAAAATGCTGACAGTGAGCGAGCCACTATGATTCTGAACTTCatgggctttgttttgttttgtcttccagtttgtttattttatctaatgAGACAGTAAACATTTGGAGTCATTTGCtgggtttctttctcttcttcacaCTGGGAATATATGACATGACATCTGTGTTACCTTCAGCAAGTGCATCCAGAGAAGATTTTGTAATTTGTTCTATTTGTCTTTTCTGCTTCCAGGTAAGTCATTTCATAAACACTGTTAGTGGGAAAGAGAACTTTAGTCAGACAAGTCTGGGCAGGTGATGTTACTTCACATCCACCACTTGCTTTAAAAGCCCCCAAAATTGCATATTGGATAGCTTACTCACTTTCATAGTATAAGCACCAAAAGTATGTTTTATAAAAGTGTATTTGGATGTTATTATTAGAGGATATTTGAAATCTAATAAGTTTTAAAGATTGGGaacatttctttgtttccttttctctttccctttataGACATCTCTGCTTTAAGATTAATGCAAGGATAGGAAACTCTGATTTTACTATATTTTCAGATTGAAGTAGAATACTAGTGGCTGCTTAACACTTGAGAAAATTTCTCATCTTTTTCCAATTTATACATCTGTGATTTTTGTACTTGTTTCTTTACCATCTTAATTTTAATGTCTTGTTTAGCTGGTATTGATCTTATCTGTTGCTTTAATGTTAATTTCCTTTGGTCCTTTTATGCTTGCCTGGTTTCAGATACTTACTTCAATTTCTCTCCTCTCTACCTCTTGTATTTGTTAGTTCTTTagcactttcatttttcttcagagcTCTTTAAGAGTGCCTTTAGCAGTTATACTTTAGTTTTGTAAACAGATCattctaaagaagaaaacaaatgtggACAAAATTCctgttgataatttttaaatttaaaaaaaaaatgcagaaagtaCAGAAGAtcataaaaatgagaagaaaaatgtgtTATCCCACTTTCTCCAAATATAGGCCAGCAGTCCCTGCAGTTAACCTGTTGCTACATGGTTTGAAAGGTGAATCTGTAAGCCATCTGCTTTATTATGTATCATCTAATCTTTGGCCTTCATCATTTGACTCAAGTTAAAACTTTAGACTTAAATGACTAAGAAACCCATCAGAAAATATcccttctccccaacccccaccatttttttttagaatcctAGTTTctagtataatattttaaagttctttgaGGGTAAGAATACTCTGTATTTTTGTGTTGTTATTATTagaaaatttcttttccttttaagtattttttaaaatatgctctttCTCAGGTTTAATATTTGTCCCGATTGAAGCCTAAATATCTCTTAGAATccattgttgttttaaaatgaatcaattttttaaaataaatttttagctATATCTTAAAATAGACTGAGGTGCTCTTAATAATCATAAATAAGCAAAACTGGTTTTTACTCTCTTGTTGGTTATATGGATATTATCTACTTTGGGAATCCCTCTACCCTTAGGCCTGCCCTTTATCCCTTCACCACCCAGATATAACTAGTGTTGGTCCAGGGAAAACATACTGGTTTTCATATTGGCCTAAGAAAACAATGCATTGCACAACTATAAAGatgaaatagttaaaaaaaaaaaaaaaaactgctggtAAAAAAACATCCAAAATATTACAGTGATCTGCCCAGGATTACTCATCATTACAGTAAAACCCTGTTCTCCTAACTGGCAGTGCAATGACTTTTTGTTACCCACTATAAAACTTGCTGAAGACAAATGAGTACATCTTCCCTACTTAAAAATATCACTTctgttatttttatactagaggcctggtgcacgaaattcatacaggggggagggtcccctcagcccagcctgcaccctcaccaatccgggacccctcgggggatgtctgattgccggtttaggcccaatcctggggatcgggcctaaaccggcaattggacatccctctcacaatcctggactgctggctcctaaccgcacacctgccttcctgcctgatcacccctaactgcccccacttccagcctgatcacccctaaccgcctctgcctgccggcctggtcacccctaactgcccccccccccccctgccagcctggttgccccatgcagccttgttcggttgtttggttgctcctcactgcccccctgccggcctggtagccccacacagcctgctcttcagtcgtttggtcacccctccctaaccccctgccagcctggtcaccccacgcagcctgttcggttgtccgtcCGGTTGTTTCGATCATgagggcccctggctttttatatatatggatttatgaaattacatttataatttgttCATCTAATTTTCCCAAATTCTTAGAATCAGCAGGAAGCATGGTAAaccataaatatatgtattaatgttgatttacatttaatttttaaaacactttttttttctcttcaattttaCCCATTTTATATACTCAATGCTTTCCTCTCAACCAGATTAATAGAGTACATTCTGAGTAACAATGTGACTTCAGGGGCTCTAAACTACCCCAGAGGTCTTCCTGTCTTAGAGAAGAGTAGAATCTGAAAATGTCTCTCCCTGGATTCCGTTCATTTACAgtcagttcaacaaatatttttacatgCCTCCTCCCTAAATCCAGGTACTAAGCTAGGCATCGGGAATACAGTGCTAAACAAAACCAACCTGTCATGAAGGTCAGGTCACTCCGGTAGgagggcagaagggagagggaggcagggcatttaagtaggaaaaaataatttttgtaaaggCCCAGAAGCAAGATACAGCTTAACACTTTCTGGACTTGCAGTCACTGGTCTTCGTGGTTGGATCTTAGGAGAATGGAGAAAGATGGGGCTGGAGAGATAGGCAGGAGCCAGATCCTGAGATACTTGGTTATTGTGCCAAGGAGTTTAGATGCAGGATGTCACAATCTAATTATCTGTTTGCCTTGGTGAAATGAGATGTTCCACAGAAGAAAACTGAAATGTACTCTTTTTTCCAGATAACTTTCATGTCAGTTTTCTAAGGAACTCAGTAACACATCCCTTTTAAAACAGAACAGATTAAGTATGGGTTAACTTTCTCAAAACTCAGTGCTTCCCATTAACACTGTATATTGTACTTTCCCTTTGATACTGtagtttttcctctttcttatcTTCTCGTTCACAAAGAAATtagctttattgttgtttttattatcacTATAAGATATACTCATGGAGAAATTCAAGCAAACAATAAAGTATATGGAAGAAAGTAAAAATCTCTTGAAATTCCACTCCCAGAGGTAACCACATGTAAAATTTGGGTTAAAATTCCTCCTGACATTTGTGTATGCACAGCTGCCTCACACCTGCCACCTGCCTACCTACCCGTCTACCTACTTCCAAGCTATGATCATCTCTGCATGGTTTTTGTCAGTTAAGATCTTTCCATTTCAATGAGAATATACATGTTGATATTTTCTGGATATACTGTGTTTAATCTCAAGGATCTGACAAAACTATCAAGCTTCTTAGAATTATGTTTCATTGGATCAATAAACTGACTTGTAGTTCAGTAACCAAAGCCATTAGACTGGGTGAAGAGGTTGTGGCTAGGTACATTGTTTTGCATATTGATATTGAGGCCATGGGGACTGATTAGGTTTAATGACCATGTTATAGAATAGCAAGATGACAATTATAAGCAACCTTAGTAGTTGCTTACAAAGGTTTATCCATTTGACCTGCTTCATATTGTTTATCTGTCCTGTTTTCTCCACCCCCACTGTCACTGGCCTAGTGAGGCTCTTGTCATTGCTCCCCAGGGCTACTCTTGTAGCCTCTTGTCTCAGCCTTTCCATAAGGTTGCACTTAAAATCTCCAGTATTATCACACCTAGCCCATAATACTGAAGTCAAAACTCCTTGATGTATAGAGCTTACCATAATCATGTCATGAAGAAGGCTGCATGATACTCCTTAACGGTTCTGTTTCTCAGTATGCTGCTTTTCCTGAGGACCTCCCAGTAAGCATGCACACATCTTTATTTTTGTCCTTAATGGATACCAGATCAACCTGTTAACATTCAGTTCAGGTGTTCCCACAACTCCCACCTCCCCAGTACACACGCCCACAGAGCCAGGACgcttcctcttctattttctccTTGTGCTCTGCACTGACTTTTCCCATGGGACTTCTTACATCACCATCTGTTCACTTGTTTCAAAAAAATCTCTGAGAGTATAGgtttcatctttgtatccccagTGTGTGACACATCACAGATACTTCATGTGTGTAGGGAACTCAGCCATAGAAACCTTATCCGTTTTCAGAGTAGCTCATTGAATCAGACTAGTTTGCTCTCAATTTGGCAACCATATAAAGTAAACAAAagtcataattattttttcttgaacacaaCAAAGCCATGtttaatttataacttaaaaGTAAACTCTATACAATGAAATCTCATATAGCCATGAAAAAtcttaaatgaaaaaagcaaattaCAGAACAGAATGTTCAATGTGATTCCATTTGATTAAtctaaaaaagtatatatatagcccttgccggtttggctcagtggatagagcatcagcctgcggactaaagggtcccaggttcgattccggtcaagggcatgtaccttggttgcaggcacatccccagtgggggatgtgcaggaggcagctgatccatgtttctctctcatcgatgtttctaactctctatccctctcccttcctttctgtaaaaaaatcaataaaatatatttaaaaaaaaaaaaaaaaaaaaatatatatatatatatatatatatatagccctagccagttgctcagtggttagagcatgggcccacagactgaagggttgcgggtttgattccagtaaagggtacatacctcagttgcaggctcaatcccggcccagttggggcgtgtgcgggaggcaaccaatcgatcgatgtttctctctctctctccctctcttctactctaaaaaaaatcaatggaaaaagaatctttgagtgaggattaacaaaataaataaataagtatgtaTGTGTTCTGTGGGTGTGTGCAGACTTCTATATTATAGGTCTTTGACATATTCATTGAAAATACCTGAAAGGACATAAATGTTATCAGTGGTTACCTTTTGGGAATAGATTTGAACAGGagggatttattattttttttttttttttacagcatacAATTCTATGATCTTTGACTTTTTTTAAGGACATATATTACTTATATagtaaatactttttataaaagaaagtccTTCATGGATCAAAATAAGCCTCagtggatatttttaaaacatttgtaacTTTCCTACTATcatgctatttattttaaatgtctatatTGTAAATTAGCTATCATTTTGAAATACTTTTGTTATATAGTTATCCCCATTTAacccatgaggaaactgaggcttagagaaataACATAGCTCGCCTGACACAGAGCTAACCTCCAAGCTCAGGTGTGTTTGACTGGAAAGCCTGGGCTAGACCTACCACTTGCCTGAACAACATGCATATAtgttggtttatttctttttgtttcactttcacttgtgtttgttttatttttcataggtCTGTATGCTTTGCTCTGTGGGCTATCATCTTTTTTCCTGCCATCGATCAGAAAAAACCTGTCGAAGATGGATGGCATTAGATTATGCAGGAATTTCTATTGGAATACTGGGCTGCTATGTCTCTGGagtattttatgcattttattgtaataatgtaagtaatttaaaacatttttttattctacttttcttATAGGTTTAGAGTTTTCTTGCCATTGTTCCTTTGAAATTCTGAATAAGCACATAATTAACttatggaagaaatggaagagTTTTGTGTAGACCTTTGTCACTACACAATAACAGAAAACTGTCAACATAGTGACAGTGTAAaactagcaaaaagaaaaatcaaaaattTTGTTTGAATGTAAGAGTATGTATTAATTGTAGCCATTTACATATGAGCCGTTTGCTTTTTAAACCTAGTTTGGAACATAA is from Eptesicus fuscus isolate TK198812 chromosome 2, DD_ASM_mEF_20220401, whole genome shotgun sequence and encodes:
- the PAQR3 gene encoding progestin and adipoQ receptor family member 3 is translated as MHQKLLKSAHYIELGSYQYWPVLVPRGIRLYTYEQIPVSLKDNPYITDGYRAYLPSRLCIKSLFILSNETVNIWSHLLGFFLFFTLGIYDMTSVLPSASASREDFVICSICLFCFQVCMLCSVGYHLFSCHRSEKTCRRWMALDYAGISIGILGCYVSGVFYAFYCNNYWRQVYLITVLAMILAVFFAQIHPSYLTQQWQRLRSIIFCSVSGYGVIPTLHWVWLNGGIGAPIVQDFAPRVVVMYVIALLAFLFYISKVPERYFPGQLNYLGSSHQIWHILAVVMLYWWHQSTVYVMQYRHSKPCPDYVSHL